CTGCCGCTGCAGCCCCTGGTCGACCTCCGTTCCTCGCGCCATCCTTCTCCGACgcccgacggcgacggcggggccgCGGTGGTGCGGCCGTGCAACTGGATCTATCTGAGTTTGTGACCGCGACTAACAGTGTTGGGCTTTGGGCCCATTTTCTCGTGTGTTGTTTTCCTAGGGAGCCGAGACACACTCACTCAGGCTGGAGTTAGTTGTACTTGTACGGGTGAAACGGGGTTTTCGCCTGACTGCGTGAGCCGTCCGGAGCCCAGCGAGCAGCTACCCAAACCCAAAGCCCGCCGCCCGAGAGTCTCCacacgcgcgccgccgccgccgccgccgccgccatgtcgcAGCCGTGGCAGTGCCCCTACTGCCGAGCGTCCGGCCCGGCGCGGTGCGCCACCAcgcagccgccgctctcccGCGCTGTCTCCGAGTGCACCGCCTGCGCCCGCCTCGTCCTCGAGCGCCATCTCCACACCCACCCCTTCTTCCCCCTCGTCCCCTCCATCCACCCGCTCCCCCTCGTCACCGCCGACCTCcccacgccctcctccccatccaccaacgacgacgacgaccccTTCCTCCCCGCCGGCTTCGTCTCCGCCTTCTCGGCCTTCTCCCTCGAGCGCCACCCCGTCCtcgcccgctccgcctccgccttctccggccacctcgccgagctcgaGCGCGCGCTCGCCGTCGACTCCCCTGCCTCCTCGACCCCGGACCCGTCCGGGCCCATGGTCTCCGTCGAGAGTCTCCGCGCCTACCTCCAGATCGTGGACGTCGCGTCCATACTGAGGCTGGACCGGGACATAGCCGACCACGCGTTCGAGCTCTTCAAGGAGTGCTCCACCGCGACCTGCCTCAGGAACCGCAGCGTCGAGGCGCTGGCTACCGCCGCACTCGTCCAGGCCATCCGCGAGGCGCAGGAGCCCAGGACGCTGCAGGTTTGTTCCGCTCTCATGCTCTGTATATGCTTGTCGAAATGCTCCCGTGCATAGATAGATAGGTAGAGGTGTGTGTTTCTCCAAACAACCAGGCAATTGTAGGTTCTGAAAAAATCATGCGAGATTCCACAATGATTTAATTGATTTAAAATTGACGATTTTGTTCATTAATTCCAATCAGCTAGTAATTTAGGTCACCAAACAACTCAACATATGGTCCCTGTATGGACTGAATTGCTGTTGGATGATATGCTGCTTTGCAGTATACAGATTTGCTGACCGTAGCCCCCAAATCAATTTAGTGTCAAGGCGCTCTACTTAGTATTGCCTTATATGGAGCACCCGATTGTGTTAACTACTTAATTTCAACATATAGGGATAGcaaatttatattttgctTGATTCTTAAAATTTGTTCCTTTTTGCCAAATTATATGACTATCTGTCTGggaattactccctccgttcctaaatacttgtcgctgttttagttcaagtttgcactaaaacagtgacaagtatttaggaacggagggagtactacctTACTATGTGAGCACTGGAGTTATTAAAGATTAGGATAAATTCAACTGTCACAAATACCATGATTCAACCTAACTACAACAGATGACATGCTTCGTTGCCAAACGACTGAACCGAATGTCGAGTCAGTCATGGAACATAGCATGTGTTctataagtactccctccgccccataattcttgtttggACTAacacaacgacaagaattatgggacggtgGGAGTAGTAAAAACTTGGTGCAGCATTTTTGCTTaatcctgcaaaaaaaatcccatTAGCACTGACCCATCTTCTGTTTACTGCATGTCCAGGAAATCTCTACTGCTAGCAATCTTCCTCAGAAAGAGATAGGAAAATACATCAAAATACTTGGCGAATCATTGAAACTAAGCCAACCTCTTAATAGCAATTCAATAGCAGTTCACATGCCTCGGTTTTGCAACCTCCTTCAGCTCAATAAATCAGCTCAGGTATCAGATAGGCCGAAAACCTGAAATATTTTGAAACGTAATATGTACTGCTTTTAAGATACCACATTCCGTTTCTTCAGGAACTTGCAGCCCACATTGGCGAGGTGGTTGTTAAT
This is a stretch of genomic DNA from Brachypodium distachyon strain Bd21 chromosome 1, Brachypodium_distachyon_v3.0, whole genome shotgun sequence. It encodes these proteins:
- the LOC100835667 gene encoding plant-specific TFIIB-related protein 1; the encoded protein is MSQPWQCPYCRASGPARCATTQPPLSRAVSECTACARLVLERHLHTHPFFPLVPSIHPLPLVTADLPTPSSPSTNDDDDPFLPAGFVSAFSAFSLERHPVLARSASAFSGHLAELERALAVDSPASSTPDPSGPMVSVESLRAYLQIVDVASILRLDRDIADHAFELFKECSTATCLRNRSVEALATAALVQAIREAQEPRTLQEISTASNLPQKEIGKYIKILGESLKLSQPLNSNSIAVHMPRFCNLLQLNKSAQELAAHIGEVVVNKCFCTRRNPISISAAAIYLACQLEDKRKTQAEICKVTGLTEVTLRKVYKELLENWDDLLPPDYTPATPPEKAFPMTTIFSARSSSGKDLYQDKLLDSIKQKSSETVELDHMVLVKEEEDRKAGPLGRSLSKPEPHDLNQACWQQNVPFSTSPKLDRDKMETGIRGFNLNEASCPMDSDKADITVKPGFADRWLTEPKVHPSSPSRQPVPWQLKQSAPATGSSHSRIRGMQLDLLAARGKRSAGDGGDGFDKEGK